CGCGTACCCTGCCATGGCCGGTTTCGGCCCAACCGCGCGAATATCGCGTCTACGCGGCGGCACCCATGGCGCTGTTGATGCTCGGTTGGTTCTGGCTGACCAACACCTTCAGTGACGGCAACTCCGAGCCACTGCCTTATGTGCCGTTGCTCAACCCTCTGGAGCTGGGCCTGCTGTTCGCCTTGTTCGGTATCTATGTGTGGGCGCGCAACGCGGTGGAGCAATCGACGAACCGTTGGAGCCGCATCGGGTACATCGCTCAATTGATCGCCGGTGTGTCGCTGTTCGCGTTCTTCACGGCCCTGGTGATGCGTACGGCCCACCAGTGGATGGGTGTGCCGTACGCGCTGGATGCGCTGCTCGACTCGATGTTCGTGCAGGCCGGCTTGTCCATCGTCTGGACCTTGATTGCCCTGGGCCTGATGATCGGCGGGCACCTGCGCCATCGCCGGGAAGTGTGGCTGGTCGGCGCGGTGTTGATCGCCGTGGTCGTGGCCAAGTTGTTCTTCGTCGAATTGAGTAACCGCGGCGGCCTGGCGCGGATCGTGTCGTTTATTGGCGTGGGTGTCTTGCTGCTGGTGGTCGGCTATTTTGCGCCGCTGCCACCCAAGCGCCCGGAGCCGGCCGTGGATGCCGAGCCGCCAATGCCTGTCAGTGAGGGAGTGTCGTCTTGAGTCGCAAGTTGAGTCGAATCGGGCTGGGCCTGATGGGGTTGTGGGTGGCCTTGGCGGCTGCGGCACCGGAGCAGCCGCAAGACTTCGCCCATCAGGTGCCGTTGGCCTTGAGCGGTGAAGGCCCGTGGTATCGCCTGGCGTTGCCGCTGGATGTCCAATTGCGGGCGCGGCAGACCGACCTGAGTGACGTGCGGGTGTTCAACGCCGCCGGCCAGGCCCAGGCCTATGCATTGGTGCGCGAATCGGCCCAGAGCCGGGAGAATCGCACCCTGACCGATGTGAAGTGGTTTCCGCTGTACAACGCTGCCGACGACAGTGAACGCGCGCCCAGCGTACGTGTGCAATCGAACGCCAACGGCACGCTGGTGGAAGTCCAGCCGTCCAGTCGGCTCGAAGCCGGGGAAGAGGAATTGCGTGGCTGGCTGCTCGACGCCAGCGCGATCAAGGCGCCGCTGCAACAGTTGATCCTGGACTGGACCAGCGAGCGCGACGGTTTCCAGCGCTTCACCATCGAGGCCAGTGACGACCTGCAGCACTGGCAGGCGTGGGGCGAAGGCCAGGTCGCGCGGCTGACATTCGCCGATGAGCGGGTCGAGCAGCACGAAGTGAGCCTGCCCGGACAATCGGCGCGGTACTTGCGATTGCTGTGGGATTCGCCGTCCTCGGCGCCGGTGCTGACCTCGGCCCAACTGCAAAGCGCCAGCCGCGAAAGCCTGCCGCTGCCGTTGGTCTGGTCGCAGCCGTTGGCGGGCACCACGACGAAGGCCGGTGAATATACCTGGCAATTGCCGATGGGGCTGAACATCGAGCAAGTCCAGGTGGAACTGAGCCAGGCCAACAGCCTGGCGCCGGTGACCCTGGCCGGTCGCCGCGAAAGCAGCCATCCATGGCAGCCGATGGGCGGTGGCTTGCTCTATCGCCTGACCCAGAATGGTCAGGATGTGCAGCAAAACCAGCTGCAGTTGTCCGGCCAGACCGTGCAGCAATTGAAACTGACCGTGGACGAGCGCGGCGGCGGCCTGGGCACCGAGGCCCCGGCCCTGCGTTTTGCCGTGCGCCCGACCCAAGTGGTGTTCCTGGCGCGCGGCGACGCGCCCTACAACCTGGCACTGGGCAGTGCGACGGCGAAGGCGGCCAGCTTGCCGTTGACCACGCTGATCCCGGATTACAAGCCGTCGCGCCTGGCGACGCTGGGTACTGCAACGGTCAACGGAACGGCGACCTCGACGCCAGCGGTTGAAGCGCCGCCGGTGGCTGTGAGTACCAACTGGAAGAAGATCGGCCTGT
This genomic interval from Pseudomonas alvandae contains the following:
- a CDS encoding DUF3999 domain-containing protein, translated to MGLWVALAAAAPEQPQDFAHQVPLALSGEGPWYRLALPLDVQLRARQTDLSDVRVFNAAGQAQAYALVRESAQSRENRTLTDVKWFPLYNAADDSERAPSVRVQSNANGTLVEVQPSSRLEAGEEELRGWLLDASAIKAPLQQLILDWTSERDGFQRFTIEASDDLQHWQAWGEGQVARLTFADERVEQHEVSLPGQSARYLRLLWDSPSSAPVLTSAQLQSASRESLPLPLVWSQPLAGTTTKAGEYTWQLPMGLNIEQVQVELSQANSLAPVTLAGRRESSHPWQPMGGGLLYRLTQNGQDVQQNQLQLSGQTVQQLKLTVDERGGGLGTEAPALRFAVRPTQVVFLARGDAPYNLALGSATAKAASLPLTTLIPDYKPSRLATLGTATVNGTATSTPAVEAPPVAVSTNWKKIGLWAVLLLSVVFLGAMAFSLLRKPPVKSP